One part of the Hydrogenobacter sp. T-2 genome encodes these proteins:
- a CDS encoding diguanylate phosphodiesterase: MEGKSIKVYANLESVVNLKDQSLHGYWVLTRILSGSSELSFKDIVDKDLKAQAETMVLKAVAKKVLTKPIFIKKPIAMDLEHLPIISKNFVVCLPQDMKLADLAEAISFLRKSGLKSALDGYSTIGYEVKEFRVGTFDYVFFSEDFYTNTKMSNLERLIANFKLFKVKLGFKNIDSLKKLNLALKLGIDVGHGYFFGSETLLAGILE; encoded by the coding sequence ATGGAGGGTAAAAGTATAAAAGTTTACGCCAACCTTGAGAGTGTAGTAAATCTCAAGGATCAGAGCCTCCATGGATACTGGGTTTTGACAAGGATACTTTCTGGAAGTTCAGAACTTAGCTTCAAAGATATTGTAGACAAAGACTTGAAGGCACAAGCGGAAACAATGGTGCTAAAAGCGGTAGCAAAAAAGGTTCTCACAAAGCCTATCTTTATCAAAAAACCAATAGCTATGGACCTTGAGCATCTTCCAATTATCAGTAAAAACTTCGTTGTTTGCCTTCCTCAGGATATGAAACTAGCAGATTTAGCTGAAGCCATAAGTTTCCTAAGGAAGAGCGGGTTAAAATCTGCCCTTGATGGATACAGCACAATTGGTTATGAGGTTAAAGAATTTAGAGTAGGGACTTTTGATTATGTGTTTTTTAGTGAAGATTTCTACACAAACACAAAAATGTCAAATCTGGAGCGTCTAATAGCCAATTTTAAACTTTTCAAAGTAAAACTTGGCTTTAAAAACATAGATTCATTAAAGAAGCTTAATTTAGCTCTCAAGTTAGGCATAGATGTGGGGCATGGATATTTCTTCGGAAGTGAAACTCTCCTCGCGGGGATATTAGAATGA
- the uvrB gene encoding excinuclease ABC subunit UvrB — MKTLTGFSIKAPLKPAGDQPKAIKELLENLESGVKEQVLLGATGTGKTFTIANVIEKYNKPTLIIAHNKILAAQLYRELKELFPENAVEYFISYYDYYQPEAYIPEKDLYIEKDASINEILERYRHSATVSVLERRDVIVIASVSCIYGLGSPQAYYSLRISLEVGQRYSLSKLTRKLVEIGYERNDYAIRRATFTVKGSALEVVPSDMEDQLIRIEFWDDEIDSISLMDALNRHKIKDLKKVVLFPASHYVAPRDTIEEALREIEKDLKERVEWFKVNGKLVEAQRLYQRTMHDMEMIRELGHCKGIENYSRYFEGRKPGEPPFTLLDYFPEDFLLIVDESHVTIPQVRAMYNGDRSRKEKLVEYGWRLPSALDNRPLKFEEFLQKLNQVIYMSATPGDWEVQRSKGVIVEQIVRPTGLLDPVVEVRPTRNQLEDLIREIQERKKRKERALVLTTTKRLAEEVSEYLNERGIKAKYLHSDLDAIERAKVVKELREGTVEVIVGVNLLREGLDLPEVSLVAILEADKEGFLRSYTSLIQTIGRSARNINGKAILYADRITESMRRAIEETNRRRQLQEKYNQEHGITPKSIVKPIKELLAIEELDYVKLPLKLPKGISSEEDLIQRISKLEKEMWECAKRWEFEKAAKLRDEIKQLRELLKLI; from the coding sequence ATGAAAACTCTTACTGGCTTTAGCATTAAGGCTCCTCTCAAACCTGCAGGAGACCAACCAAAGGCTATAAAGGAGCTTCTTGAAAACTTGGAGTCTGGAGTAAAGGAGCAGGTGCTTTTGGGTGCCACCGGCACAGGCAAAACCTTTACTATAGCAAATGTAATAGAGAAGTATAACAAGCCAACTCTTATAATAGCCCATAACAAAATACTCGCCGCACAGCTATACAGGGAGCTAAAGGAACTCTTTCCAGAAAACGCAGTAGAATACTTCATTTCCTATTACGACTACTATCAGCCAGAGGCATACATACCAGAAAAAGACCTCTACATAGAAAAGGATGCGAGCATAAATGAGATTCTTGAGAGATACAGACATTCTGCCACTGTATCGGTTCTTGAAAGGCGAGATGTTATAGTGATTGCCTCTGTTTCTTGCATATATGGTCTTGGCTCGCCACAGGCTTACTATTCCTTGAGGATATCCCTTGAGGTGGGTCAGAGGTATAGCCTAAGTAAACTCACAAGGAAGCTGGTAGAAATAGGCTACGAAAGGAACGACTATGCCATAAGAAGGGCAACCTTTACGGTAAAAGGCAGTGCCCTTGAGGTTGTCCCTTCAGATATGGAAGACCAGCTTATAAGGATTGAGTTTTGGGATGATGAGATAGATTCCATTAGCTTGATGGATGCCTTGAACAGACATAAGATAAAAGACCTCAAAAAGGTTGTTCTCTTTCCCGCAAGCCACTATGTGGCACCAAGGGATACCATAGAGGAAGCCCTAAGAGAGATTGAGAAGGACCTAAAGGAAAGGGTTGAGTGGTTTAAGGTTAATGGAAAACTTGTGGAAGCCCAAAGGCTCTATCAAAGAACCATGCACGATATGGAGATGATAAGGGAACTTGGACATTGTAAGGGAATAGAAAACTATTCCAGATACTTTGAGGGTAGAAAACCGGGAGAGCCACCCTTTACCCTTCTTGACTATTTTCCTGAGGATTTTCTGCTTATAGTGGATGAATCCCACGTGACTATTCCTCAGGTCAGAGCCATGTATAACGGAGACCGTTCAAGAAAGGAAAAACTCGTAGAATACGGCTGGAGACTTCCCTCCGCCCTTGACAATAGACCTCTTAAGTTTGAGGAGTTCCTGCAAAAGCTCAACCAAGTTATATACATGTCCGCAACCCCTGGAGATTGGGAGGTCCAAAGGAGCAAGGGTGTAATAGTGGAGCAGATTGTCCGACCTACTGGGCTTCTTGACCCTGTGGTAGAAGTGCGTCCCACAAGAAACCAGCTTGAAGACTTGATAAGAGAAATTCAAGAAAGGAAAAAGAGAAAAGAAAGGGCTTTGGTTTTGACTACTACCAAAAGACTTGCGGAGGAGGTCTCCGAGTATTTAAACGAAAGAGGTATAAAGGCAAAATACCTGCACTCAGACCTTGACGCCATAGAAAGGGCAAAGGTGGTAAAGGAGCTAAGAGAAGGCACTGTTGAGGTTATAGTGGGCGTTAACCTACTAAGGGAGGGGCTTGACCTACCAGAGGTTTCCCTTGTTGCCATACTTGAGGCGGACAAGGAAGGCTTTCTCAGAAGCTACACCTCTCTTATTCAGACTATAGGTCGCTCCGCAAGAAATATAAACGGCAAAGCTATCCTTTATGCGGACAGGATTACAGAGTCTATGAGAAGGGCAATAGAAGAGACAAACAGAAGAAGACAGCTTCAAGAGAAATACAACCAAGAACATGGCATAACTCCAAAGAGTATAGTAAAGCCTATAAAGGAGCTTTTGGCTATAGAGGAGCTGGACTATGTAAAGCTCCCCCTAAAGCTACCCAAAGGCATATCCTCAGAGGAAGACCTAATACAGAGGATAAGCAAGTTGGAAAAGGAAATGTGGGAATGTGCCAAAAGGTGGGAGTTTGAAAAGGCTGCAAAGCTAAGAGATGAGATAAAACAGCTCAGAGAACTTCTAAAGCTAATATAA
- the pseG gene encoding UDP-2,4-diacetamido-2,4,6-trideoxy-beta-L-altropyranose hydrolase gives MKALLLTEGSSSIGHGHITRCLSLYQAFETLGHEPFLLVAGDSSVESLLKDKNHRVFDWHKNWKTLIENIEDYNVVVVDSYLASEEFYQEISKRVKRKLYIDDYKRIDYPSGIVLNGGVYAHELAYPQKKGLKYLLGPRYIPLRSAFWKVKRRNIRQKAKRILITFGGDDSRNMTPKVLKSLKENFKDLEFLVVVGKGFRNVEEIRALADRQVRVFEGLNAEGMRELMLLADITISAGGQTTYELARIGTPAVLVAVAENQLLNCKGWHNTGFALYTGWWEDKDIIEKVILYTESLMDYKVRERMAKVGKKTVDGKGALRVVKELTKD, from the coding sequence GTGAAAGCACTCCTGCTAACAGAAGGCTCCTCTTCCATCGGGCACGGACACATAACAAGATGCCTCTCTTTATATCAGGCTTTTGAAACCCTCGGGCATGAACCCTTTTTACTCGTGGCAGGAGACAGCTCTGTGGAGAGCCTTTTGAAAGATAAAAACCATAGGGTCTTTGACTGGCATAAAAACTGGAAAACCCTAATTGAGAATATAGAAGACTATAATGTGGTAGTAGTGGACTCTTACCTTGCAAGTGAGGAATTCTATCAAGAAATATCCAAAAGGGTAAAGCGTAAACTTTACATAGATGACTACAAGAGGATTGACTATCCTTCAGGCATCGTGCTAAACGGAGGCGTATACGCTCATGAATTGGCATATCCTCAGAAAAAGGGTCTTAAATACCTTCTTGGACCCAGATATATACCTCTCAGAAGTGCCTTTTGGAAGGTAAAGAGAAGGAACATAAGGCAAAAAGCTAAAAGGATACTCATAACCTTTGGCGGAGACGATTCAAGAAACATGACGCCAAAAGTTTTAAAATCGCTTAAGGAAAACTTCAAAGACCTTGAGTTTTTGGTTGTTGTTGGCAAGGGCTTTCGCAATGTTGAGGAGATAAGGGCTTTGGCGGACAGGCAAGTTAGGGTTTTTGAGGGTCTTAATGCAGAGGGCATGAGGGAGCTTATGCTTTTGGCGGACATAACCATAAGTGCGGGAGGGCAAACAACCTACGAGCTTGCGAGGATTGGCACGCCTGCAGTCCTTGTGGCAGTAGCAGAGAACCAGCTGTTAAACTGCAAAGGGTGGCATAATACAGGCTTTGCCCTTTACACAGGCTGGTGGGAGGATAAAGATATAATTGAAAAGGTTATCCTCTATACAGAAAGCCTAATGGACTATAAGGTAAGAGAAAGGATGGCAAAAGTAGGCAAAAAGACTGTAGATGGAAAGGGAGCTTTGAGAGTTGTAAAAGAGCTTACAAAGGATTAA
- the ffh gene encoding signal recognition particle protein, with amino-acid sequence MLELLTEKFSKALGRVKDTRKLTEKQVNDVLREVRAALIEADVDYEVVKGFLKRVRERALTEDLTNSPSPQDSFLLTIYEELVNTLGGQKQDLKKGVVLFVGLQGTGKTTSIGKIANYLKEQGFKVSLSSTDVRRPAAMLQLQRLAEKIGIPYYGFEEGLTAVEIAKRALQKAKEEAVDYLLLDTAGRLHVDEELMEELKQIKEAVKPSEVIYVADAMQGQSALESAKTFHELLGLTGVVLTKMDGDARGGVALSVKEALGVGVKFIGVGEKIEDIEPFYPDRIAQRILGLGDIQTLAEKVQKVIPEDEAQALAYKVLKGEFDLEDMLKQLRFIKNMGPLDKLLGMLPGIGAQLKGLKVEESKFKKTEAIILSMTKQERRNPKIINMSRKQRIAKGSGTTVSDVNKVLKDYEEMKKMIKKLKNMQGMPQLPKFPFPFKR; translated from the coding sequence ATGCTGGAACTGCTTACTGAAAAGTTTAGTAAGGCTCTTGGTAGGGTAAAAGACACGAGAAAGCTAACAGAAAAACAGGTAAATGATGTGCTAAGGGAAGTAAGAGCCGCTCTAATAGAGGCGGATGTGGACTATGAGGTGGTGAAGGGTTTTCTAAAGAGAGTTCGGGAAAGGGCTTTGACCGAAGACCTCACCAACAGCCCATCGCCACAAGATAGCTTTTTGCTCACAATATACGAAGAGCTTGTCAACACTCTTGGCGGTCAAAAGCAAGACCTAAAAAAGGGTGTGGTGCTTTTTGTTGGACTTCAGGGAACTGGTAAGACCACAAGCATAGGCAAGATAGCCAACTATCTAAAGGAGCAAGGCTTTAAGGTGTCTTTGAGCTCCACAGACGTGAGAAGACCTGCGGCGATGCTACAGCTTCAAAGGCTTGCGGAGAAAATAGGCATCCCTTACTACGGCTTTGAAGAAGGTCTTACTGCGGTGGAAATAGCCAAAAGGGCACTCCAAAAAGCCAAAGAAGAAGCTGTAGACTACCTTCTCCTTGATACCGCAGGAAGGCTTCATGTAGACGAGGAGCTTATGGAAGAGCTAAAGCAGATAAAAGAGGCAGTCAAGCCTTCAGAAGTTATATACGTCGCAGATGCCATGCAGGGTCAGTCCGCCCTTGAATCTGCAAAAACCTTCCATGAGCTTCTTGGACTTACTGGAGTAGTGCTTACAAAGATGGATGGTGATGCAAGAGGTGGTGTTGCACTTTCTGTAAAGGAAGCTCTTGGTGTTGGCGTCAAGTTTATAGGAGTGGGTGAGAAGATTGAGGACATTGAACCCTTCTATCCCGATAGGATAGCTCAAAGAATACTTGGTCTTGGTGATATACAGACCCTTGCGGAGAAGGTGCAGAAGGTAATTCCAGAGGATGAAGCACAAGCACTCGCATACAAGGTTCTCAAGGGAGAGTTTGACCTTGAGGATATGCTTAAACAACTTAGGTTCATAAAAAACATGGGACCTCTTGACAAGCTCCTTGGTATGCTCCCAGGCATAGGAGCACAGCTCAAAGGTTTAAAGGTAGAGGAAAGTAAGTTCAAGAAAACAGAAGCCATAATCCTCTCCATGACAAAGCAAGAGAGGAGAAATCCGAAAATAATAAACATGAGTAGGAAACAAAGGATAGCTAAAGGTAGTGGGACAACGGTCTCTGACGTAAACAAAGTCCTCAAAGATTACGAGGAAATGAAAAAGATGATAAAAAAGCTAAAAAACATGCAGGGCATGCCACAGCTACCAAAGTTCCCCTTCCCTTTCAAAAGATAA
- a CDS encoding class I SAM-dependent methyltransferase, with protein sequence MGHKFDPSKLQKLDDPSRLELFDPQKVLREFGLRKGMKVLDVGTGAGFYLPYLSEAVGSEGKVYAIDTEPLAVEYASKKVKELGLSNVEVLLSEENRIPLSDNLVDFVFMTFVFHELEEPVGYMEEIKRVCKPLAYVSIIDWKKEERDKGPPPEEVYSEWEIGLMLEEAGLRVGRVVELGKYCFGVYAMVLKQEPERFESPIKIPPGLV encoded by the coding sequence ATGGGACATAAATTTGACCCCTCAAAACTGCAAAAACTTGACGACCCCAGCAGGCTTGAGCTCTTTGACCCTCAGAAGGTCCTAAGGGAGTTTGGGCTAAGAAAGGGTATGAAGGTGCTTGATGTGGGCACTGGTGCAGGCTTTTACCTGCCATACCTTTCAGAGGCGGTAGGCTCAGAGGGCAAGGTATATGCCATAGACACAGAACCTCTGGCAGTGGAGTATGCAAGCAAAAAGGTAAAAGAGCTTGGGCTATCTAACGTGGAGGTATTACTTTCGGAAGAGAACCGCATACCCCTTTCGGATAACTTGGTAGATTTTGTCTTTATGACCTTTGTATTTCATGAACTTGAAGAGCCAGTGGGCTATATGGAGGAGATAAAAAGAGTTTGCAAACCCTTGGCATATGTTTCTATAATAGACTGGAAGAAGGAAGAAAGGGACAAGGGTCCTCCGCCAGAAGAAGTTTACTCTGAGTGGGAAATAGGTCTTATGCTTGAAGAGGCGGGCTTAAGAGTAGGGAGGGTGGTAGAGCTTGGAAAATACTGCTTTGGCGTTTACGCCATGGTGCTAAAACAAGAGCCAGAAAGGTTTGAAAGCCCAATAAAGATACCACCTGGGTTGGTATGA
- the leuB gene encoding 3-isopropylmalate dehydrogenase encodes MPTFKVAVLEGDGIGPEIIASALRVLKRLGELSNLDFVFEKALIGGSAIDQKGTPLPQETVELCLRSDAVLLGAVGGPKWDSLPTDKRPERGLLGIRKALDLYANLRPAKVYEPLISSSPLKEEVARGTDFIVVRELTGDVYYGEPRGIFLYEGKRVGINTMRYTEDEIRRVARKAFEIARQRRKKLTSVDKSNVLEVSGLWKGVVEEEAKNYPDVELEHLYVDNCAMQIVRRPSSFDVIVTGNIFGDILSDEAAVITGSLGMLPSASLGDKYALYEPVHGSAPDIAGKGVANPIATILSASMMLRYSFGLKREAELIDRAVELVLERGYRTPDIYSEGCIKVGTEAMTDAIIKAMEELWEGLS; translated from the coding sequence ATGCCTACTTTCAAGGTAGCGGTTTTAGAGGGAGACGGAATAGGTCCAGAAATCATTGCCTCAGCCCTTAGGGTTCTAAAAAGGCTTGGTGAGCTCTCTAATCTGGACTTTGTTTTTGAAAAGGCTCTCATAGGGGGCTCTGCCATAGACCAGAAGGGCACGCCACTACCACAGGAGACGGTAGAGCTCTGTCTTAGGTCGGATGCGGTGCTCCTTGGTGCGGTGGGAGGTCCCAAGTGGGACAGCCTTCCCACAGACAAAAGACCAGAGAGGGGTCTTTTGGGTATAAGAAAGGCTCTTGACCTTTATGCAAACCTAAGACCTGCAAAGGTTTACGAGCCACTTATTAGCTCCTCTCCTCTAAAGGAAGAGGTCGCAAGGGGAACAGACTTTATCGTGGTTAGAGAGCTCACTGGCGATGTCTACTATGGAGAACCGAGGGGTATTTTTCTGTATGAGGGTAAGAGGGTAGGCATAAACACTATGAGGTATACAGAGGATGAGATAAGACGCGTTGCGCGTAAAGCCTTTGAAATAGCTCGCCAGAGAAGAAAAAAACTTACAAGTGTTGACAAGTCTAATGTTTTAGAGGTTAGCGGCTTGTGGAAGGGAGTAGTAGAGGAAGAAGCAAAAAATTATCCAGACGTGGAGTTAGAGCACCTTTATGTGGATAACTGTGCCATGCAGATAGTGAGAAGACCTTCTTCCTTTGACGTGATAGTGACGGGCAATATCTTTGGAGACATACTCTCTGACGAGGCGGCGGTTATAACGGGTAGTCTTGGAATGCTACCCTCTGCAAGCCTTGGAGACAAGTACGCCCTTTATGAACCCGTGCACGGCTCTGCACCGGACATAGCAGGCAAGGGCGTAGCAAACCCAATAGCCACAATACTGTCCGCAAGCATGATGCTCAGATATTCCTTTGGACTAAAAAGAGAAGCGGAGTTAATAGACAGAGCAGTGGAATTGGTGCTTGAAAGGGGCTACAGAACTCCAGACATATACAGCGAGGGTTGTATAAAAGTGGGAACAGAGGCTATGACTGACGCTATAATAAAAGCCATGGAGGAACTATGGGAAGGCTTGTCTTAA
- a CDS encoding tetratricopeptide repeat protein, translated as MILVLFTLLLLLSSCARIIVYTDPLTSEEHVNLGYIYEKQGKIELAREEYKRAIRKDRKNWIAYYNLGNIYAKEENWERAEELYLGALEIKRDPDLLNNLAYVLNKKGDHCLALKLIEEALIKAQRAEYMQTKEEIKNTIERKKVECLSFEREGELW; from the coding sequence ATGATATTAGTCTTGTTTACCCTTCTTTTACTACTCTCTTCCTGTGCCAGAATTATAGTCTATACTGACCCACTTACCTCTGAAGAACACGTAAATCTTGGGTACATATACGAAAAACAGGGTAAGATAGAACTGGCAAGAGAAGAATACAAGAGGGCTATAAGAAAGGACAGAAAAAACTGGATAGCCTACTATAATCTTGGAAACATATACGCAAAAGAAGAAAATTGGGAAAGGGCGGAGGAGCTATACTTAGGAGCTTTAGAGATAAAAAGAGACCCAGACCTTCTGAATAACTTAGCCTATGTGCTTAACAAGAAAGGAGACCATTGCTTGGCTTTAAAGCTCATAGAAGAAGCCTTAATCAAGGCACAAAGAGCAGAATATATGCAAACAAAGGAAGAGATAAAAAATACAATAGAGAGGAAAAAAGTAGAGTGTTTATCTTTTGAAAGGGAAGGGGAACTTTGGTAG
- a CDS encoding ubiquitin-like small modifier protein 1, whose amino-acid sequence MAITVRVPTPLRRITNGQGEVQVQASTIREAIEKLEESYPGFKERLVDEQGEVRRFVNLYLNDEDIRFLKGLDTELKDGDVLSIVPAIAGGHR is encoded by the coding sequence ATGGCTATAACTGTGAGAGTTCCCACACCTTTGAGAAGGATAACCAACGGTCAAGGTGAAGTTCAGGTGCAAGCAAGCACTATAAGAGAAGCAATAGAAAAACTTGAAGAATCCTACCCGGGCTTTAAGGAAAGGCTTGTAGACGAGCAAGGTGAAGTAAGAAGGTTTGTAAACCTCTACCTTAATGATGAAGACATAAGGTTTCTCAAGGGTCTTGACACAGAACTAAAGGATGGAGATGTGCTGTCTATAGTCCCTGCCATTGCAGGCGGTCATAGATGA